In Flavobacterium endoglycinae, one DNA window encodes the following:
- the mscL gene encoding large conductance mechanosensitive channel protein MscL, translating into MGFFSEFKAFAMKGNVVDLAVAVIIGAAFGKIVSSFIEDVITPLVLKPALEAAHLEKIQDLTAFGGVKYGMFLSAVINFIIVAFVLFLIIKGISNLKKKEEPAPNQPAAPTQEELLTQIRDLLKNKNI; encoded by the coding sequence ATGGGATTTTTTTCAGAATTTAAGGCATTTGCAATGAAAGGCAATGTAGTTGACCTTGCCGTTGCTGTAATTATTGGAGCTGCTTTTGGTAAAATTGTAAGTTCATTCATTGAAGACGTAATTACACCTTTGGTATTAAAACCCGCTCTAGAAGCAGCACATTTAGAAAAAATTCAAGATCTTACGGCTTTTGGAGGCGTAAAATACGGAATGTTTCTTTCGGCGGTAATTAACTTTATAATTGTAGCATTTGTTTTGTTCTTAATTATTAAAGGGATAAGTAATCTTAAAAAGAAAGAAGAACCAGCTCCGAATCAGCCTGCAGCTCCAACTCAGGAAGAACTGCTTACACAAATTAGAGATCTTTTGAAAAATAAAAATATATAA
- a CDS encoding bifunctional UDP-N-acetylmuramoyl-tripeptide:D-alanyl-D-alanine ligase/alanine racemase, producing the protein MSINLKNLISVFNAEWTGSDTDTFIDHVSIDSRSLQNGSQTLFIALSGVNNDAHLYISELIEKGVQNFVVQYIPENVKGKANFLVVKNTLKALQELAAYYRDLFDIPVIGLTGSNGKTIVKEWLNFLLSPDYNIIRSPKSYNSQVGVPLSVIAINEKHNLGIFEAGISTVNEMVNLEKIIKPSIGVLTSIGSAHDEGFENAEQKIKEKLQLFKKSKVIVYQKNKLVDQCLADFCAEYPLPERTLFSWSFTDDLASVYILKKETQDDITTIQYQYNDEIFNLEIPFSDSASIENTISCLLVLLYFKYDFEVIQSRVKLLYPVEMRLEVKNGIHNCSLIDDSYSSDFQSLKIALDFLESQKKNASKTVILSDIFQSGFSNEELYSKVSQLISDNKIHRVIGIGPTISSFKDKFANSTMFQNTADFINEIERFDFNNETILIKGARSFQFEEIVSLLEEKTHETVLEINLDAITHNFNYFKSKLKPDVKMMVMVKAFGYGNGGLEIAKLLEHHKVNYLGVAFADEGISLKNGGIKLPIMVLNPESTSFPSIIQYQLEPEIYSLKGLNAFLKIAREKNLKDYPIHIKMDTGMHRLGFENNTIDELIATLKGNSTVRVQSILSHLATSDDPQYFDFVRQQIALFEKLSSKLMTELNINPIRHTLNTSGISNFPDAQYNMVRLGIGLYGVSNDPAEQKYLENVGTLKSIISQVRTIPAGDSVGYGRRFMADRETKIATIPIGYADGIARLWGNEVGYVTIKNQKAKIVGSVCMDMLMVNVSHIDCKEGDSVIIFGESPTVIEMAAALKTIPYEIMTSISQRVKRVFFR; encoded by the coding sequence ATGAGCATAAACCTAAAAAACCTGATTTCAGTTTTTAATGCTGAATGGACAGGTTCTGATACTGACACTTTTATCGATCACGTTTCGATCGACAGCCGTTCTTTACAAAACGGGTCGCAAACCTTGTTTATTGCCCTTTCTGGTGTTAATAACGATGCTCATTTATACATTTCAGAACTTATAGAAAAAGGAGTTCAGAACTTTGTGGTGCAATATATTCCCGAAAATGTAAAGGGAAAAGCCAACTTTTTAGTAGTTAAAAATACGCTGAAAGCACTTCAGGAATTAGCAGCCTATTATCGTGATTTATTCGATATTCCAGTCATTGGTTTAACGGGAAGTAACGGAAAAACAATTGTAAAAGAATGGCTTAATTTTTTGCTGAGTCCCGATTATAACATCATTCGAAGCCCGAAAAGTTACAATTCGCAAGTTGGAGTTCCATTATCAGTTATTGCGATAAACGAAAAACACAATTTAGGAATTTTCGAAGCCGGAATCTCAACGGTTAATGAAATGGTGAATCTTGAAAAAATCATCAAACCCAGCATTGGTGTTTTAACTAGTATTGGTTCTGCTCACGATGAAGGATTCGAAAATGCTGAACAAAAAATCAAAGAGAAATTACAGCTTTTCAAAAAATCAAAAGTTATTGTGTACCAAAAAAATAAATTGGTAGATCAATGTCTGGCAGATTTTTGTGCCGAATATCCCCTTCCAGAAAGAACACTTTTTTCATGGAGTTTTACAGATGATTTAGCTTCTGTTTATATTCTGAAAAAAGAAACCCAAGACGATATTACGACTATTCAATATCAATATAATGACGAAATATTCAATTTAGAAATTCCGTTCAGCGATTCGGCTTCCATAGAAAATACGATTTCTTGTCTGTTGGTCTTATTGTATTTCAAATACGATTTTGAAGTTATTCAAAGCCGTGTGAAACTACTATATCCAGTTGAAATGCGTTTGGAAGTTAAAAACGGAATTCACAATTGCAGTCTTATAGACGATAGTTATAGTTCTGATTTCCAATCTTTAAAAATTGCTTTGGACTTTCTGGAAAGCCAGAAAAAGAATGCTTCAAAAACCGTGATTCTATCGGATATTTTTCAAAGCGGATTTTCGAATGAAGAATTGTATTCAAAAGTTTCCCAGTTAATTTCAGACAATAAAATTCATCGTGTAATTGGAATTGGCCCTACGATTTCTTCTTTCAAAGATAAATTTGCTAACAGTACTATGTTTCAAAATACAGCCGATTTTATCAATGAAATAGAAAGGTTTGATTTTAATAATGAAACCATTTTGATAAAAGGAGCAAGATCTTTTCAGTTTGAAGAAATTGTATCGCTTCTAGAAGAGAAAACACACGAAACCGTTTTGGAAATTAACTTAGATGCCATAACTCATAACTTCAATTATTTCAAATCAAAGCTGAAACCAGACGTTAAAATGATGGTTATGGTAAAAGCATTTGGTTATGGTAATGGCGGACTTGAAATTGCTAAATTACTCGAACATCATAAAGTAAATTATTTAGGTGTGGCTTTCGCCGATGAAGGAATTTCATTGAAAAATGGCGGTATCAAACTGCCTATAATGGTTTTAAATCCTGAATCGACCAGTTTTCCTTCAATTATTCAATATCAGTTAGAACCTGAAATTTACAGCTTAAAAGGATTGAATGCTTTTTTGAAGATTGCCAGAGAAAAGAACTTAAAAGACTATCCAATACATATTAAAATGGACACTGGAATGCATCGTTTAGGTTTTGAAAACAATACAATCGATGAATTGATTGCAACTTTAAAAGGAAATTCAACCGTTCGTGTACAAAGCATTTTATCGCATTTGGCAACAAGTGATGATCCGCAGTACTTTGATTTTGTGAGACAGCAGATTGCGTTGTTTGAAAAACTGTCTTCAAAATTAATGACAGAATTAAACATAAACCCAATCCGACATACTTTAAATACCTCTGGAATCAGTAATTTTCCAGATGCACAATATAATATGGTACGTTTAGGAATTGGTTTATATGGAGTTTCCAACGATCCAGCAGAACAGAAATATTTGGAAAATGTTGGAACTTTAAAATCGATTATTTCGCAGGTTCGAACTATTCCTGCCGGCGACAGCGTAGGTTACGGACGTCGTTTTATGGCCGATAGAGAAACCAAAATCGCAACCATTCCTATTGGTTATGCCGACGGAATTGCAAGACTATGGGGAAATGAAGTTGGGTATGTGACGATTAAAAATCAAAAAGCCAAAATTGTAGGAAGCGTCTGCATGGATATGTTAATGGTAAACGTAAGCCATATCGATTGCAAAGAAGGCGATTCGGTGATTATTTTTGGCGAAAGCCCAACTGTTATCGAAATGGCAGCGGCGTTAAAAACCATTCCGTATGAAATTATGACCAGTATTTCGCAAAGAGTAAAGCGCGTATTTTTCCGATAG
- a CDS encoding YwqG family protein, translating into MDAKEIKELFNRNGLSKFWNIAKSKIKNAINIHLQKEDENNLHIGRSKIGGCPDLPKEIEWFKSKEKSMSFLAQINLAEIKSFDLDNKLPNEGILYFFYDSEGEAWGFDPKDKECSKVYFYKGNLKNLERKKIPEDLEDYQRFYSCKLKFQSVIGFPNYFSDLMEGLELNDYENERYFEIMDQINGEEPIINKILGHSDNIQDGMELECELVTNGLYCGDQSGYNDSRAKALSKNIDKWNLLFQIDSNEDQSGMMWGDAGRLYFWIKEEDLKEERFEKNWLILQCS; encoded by the coding sequence ATGGACGCAAAAGAAATAAAAGAATTATTTAATAGAAATGGACTTTCTAAGTTTTGGAATATCGCAAAATCGAAAATTAAAAATGCAATAAATATTCATCTGCAGAAAGAAGATGAAAATAATCTTCATATTGGGCGATCAAAAATTGGTGGTTGTCCTGATTTACCAAAGGAAATAGAATGGTTTAAATCTAAAGAAAAATCAATGTCATTTTTAGCTCAAATAAATTTAGCGGAAATAAAATCCTTTGATTTAGATAATAAATTGCCTAACGAAGGTATTTTGTATTTTTTTTACGACTCAGAAGGAGAAGCTTGGGGATTTGACCCAAAAGACAAGGAATGTTCTAAAGTATACTTTTATAAAGGCAATTTGAAAAATCTTGAAAGAAAAAAAATACCCGAAGATTTAGAAGATTATCAGAGATTTTATAGCTGTAAATTAAAATTTCAAAGTGTAATTGGTTTTCCTAACTATTTCAGCGATTTAATGGAAGGATTAGAGTTGAATGATTATGAAAATGAAAGATATTTTGAAATCATGGATCAAATAAATGGAGAAGAACCAATTATTAATAAAATATTGGGACATTCCGACAATATTCAAGATGGAATGGAATTAGAATGTGAATTAGTAACCAATGGATTGTATTGTGGAGATCAATCAGGATACAATGACTCAAGAGCGAAAGCACTATCTAAAAATATTGATAAGTGGAATTTACTTTTTCAAATTGATAGTAATGAAGATCAATCAGGCATGATGTGGGGAGATGCGGGGCGCTTATATTTCTGGATAAAAGAAGAAGATTTGAAAGAAGAAAGATTTGAAAAAAACTGGTTAATCTTGCAATGTAGCTAA
- a CDS encoding 2Fe-2S iron-sulfur cluster-binding family protein: MDVLIKIKDREGVIHELQAPTDMAMNIMELCKAYELPVEGTCGGMAMCASCQCYVLNDVALPEMGDDEEAMLSEAFYVKSNSRLGCQIPITEDLEGLELELAPEY, encoded by the coding sequence ATGGATGTATTAATCAAGATTAAAGATCGAGAAGGAGTTATACACGAATTACAAGCTCCAACTGATATGGCAATGAACATAATGGAGTTATGCAAAGCATACGAACTTCCTGTTGAAGGAACCTGCGGAGGAATGGCAATGTGCGCTTCCTGCCAGTGTTATGTTTTAAATGATGTTGCATTACCAGAAATGGGTGACGATGAAGAAGCCATGCTGTCGGAAGCATTTTATGTTAAATCTAATAGTCGTTTAGGCTGTCAGATACCAATTACTGAAGATTTAGAAGGTTTAGAGCTGGAATTAGCTCCTGAATACTAA
- a CDS encoding aspartate-semialdehyde dehydrogenase, whose product MRIAVVGATGMVGEVMLKVLAERNFPVTELIPVASERSVGKEIEYKGTKYKVVGLQTAVDMKADIAVFSAGGDTSLEWAPKFAAAGTTVIDNSSAWRMDPTKKLVVPEINADVLTKEDKIIANPNCSTIQMVLALSPLHKKYNIKRIIVSTYQSITGTGVKAVKQLENEYAGVQGDMAYKYPIHRNAIPHCDSFEDNGYTKEEMKLVRETQKILGDNTIRVTATAVRVPVVGGHSEAVNVEFTNDFDVNEVREILHHTDGVVVQDNLDTFTYPMPLYAEGKNDVFVGRIRRDESQPNTLNMWIVADNLRKGAATNTIQIAEYLIKAGLV is encoded by the coding sequence ATGAGAATTGCAGTTGTAGGTGCTACCGGAATGGTTGGCGAAGTAATGCTTAAAGTTTTAGCAGAAAGAAATTTTCCTGTTACAGAATTAATTCCTGTTGCATCAGAAAGATCAGTGGGAAAAGAAATCGAATACAAAGGAACCAAATATAAAGTAGTAGGTTTACAGACAGCTGTTGATATGAAAGCTGATATCGCTGTTTTTTCTGCAGGAGGAGATACTTCATTAGAATGGGCTCCAAAATTTGCTGCTGCCGGAACGACTGTAATTGACAACTCATCTGCGTGGAGAATGGATCCAACTAAAAAATTAGTAGTTCCAGAAATCAATGCTGACGTTTTAACTAAAGAAGATAAAATTATTGCAAACCCAAACTGTTCTACTATTCAAATGGTTTTGGCTTTGTCACCTTTACATAAAAAATACAACATTAAAAGAATCATCGTTTCTACGTACCAATCTATTACAGGAACTGGTGTAAAAGCGGTTAAACAATTAGAAAACGAGTACGCAGGAGTTCAAGGCGATATGGCTTACAAATATCCTATCCACAGAAATGCCATTCCACACTGCGACAGTTTTGAAGATAACGGATACACTAAAGAAGAAATGAAATTAGTGCGTGAAACTCAAAAAATTCTAGGTGATAATACAATCAGAGTTACAGCTACTGCAGTTCGCGTGCCAGTTGTAGGCGGACACAGTGAAGCGGTAAATGTTGAGTTTACAAACGATTTTGATGTAAATGAAGTTCGTGAAATTCTACACCATACTGATGGAGTAGTGGTGCAGGATAATTTAGATACATTTACATACCCAATGCCTTTGTACGCAGAAGGTAAAAATGATGTTTTTGTTGGAAGAATCCGTCGTGACGAAAGCCAGCCAAATACATTAAACATGTGGATTGTTGCCGATAACTTAAGAAAAGGTGCAGCAACAAACACGATCCAAATTGCTGAATACTTAATAAAGGCAGGTTTGGTTTAA